One stretch of Leadbetterella byssophila DSM 17132 DNA includes these proteins:
- the groL gene encoding chaperonin GroEL (60 kDa chaperone family; promotes refolding of misfolded polypeptides especially under stressful conditions; forms two stacked rings of heptamers to form a barrel-shaped 14mer; ends can be capped by GroES; misfolded proteins enter the barrel where they are refolded when GroES binds): MAKQILFDTDARDKLKKGVDTLANAVKVTLGPKGRNVIIDKKFGSPSITKDGVSVAKEIELKDSIENMGAQLVKEVASKTADAAGDGTTTATVLAQAIYGIGAKNVAAGANPMDLKRGIDKAVTAIVANLKSQSKAINSSKEITQVATISANNDHEIGKMIADAMEKVGKEGVITVEEARGTETEVKTVEGMQFDRGYLSPYFVTNTEKMEAELERPFILISEKKVSSMKELLPVLEAVAQTGRPLLIIAEDVDGEALATLVVNKIRGALKICAVKAPGFGDRRKAMLEDIAILTGGTVISEERGFKLENVTIEMLGQSEKVSVDKDNTTVINGAGDPEAIKGRVNQIKAQIENTTSDYDREKLQERLAKLSGGVAIIYIGAATEVEMKEKKDRVDDALHATRAAVEEGIIAGGGVALIRAQAALEGISVENADEKTGVAIIRNAIEAPLRTIVANAGGEGSVVVQAVKSGEGAYGYNAREDKYEDMIAAGIIDPTKVTRLALENAASIAGLLLTTEAVISDIPEEKPEAPHMHGGGMGGMM, from the coding sequence ATGGCAAAGCAAATTCTTTTTGATACTGACGCTAGAGATAAATTGAAAAAAGGCGTTGATACTTTAGCAAACGCTGTAAAAGTAACTTTAGGACCAAAAGGTCGTAACGTTATTATCGACAAAAAATTCGGTTCTCCATCTATCACTAAAGACGGTGTATCCGTAGCTAAAGAAATTGAATTAAAGGACTCCATCGAAAACATGGGTGCTCAGTTAGTAAAAGAAGTAGCTTCTAAAACGGCTGACGCTGCTGGTGATGGTACTACTACTGCAACTGTATTGGCTCAAGCCATTTACGGTATCGGAGCGAAAAACGTGGCAGCTGGTGCTAATCCTATGGATCTTAAGAGAGGTATTGACAAAGCAGTAACTGCTATTGTTGCTAACCTGAAGTCTCAATCTAAAGCTATCAACAGCTCTAAAGAAATTACTCAAGTAGCTACTATCTCAGCGAATAACGATCACGAGATCGGTAAAATGATCGCTGACGCTATGGAGAAAGTAGGAAAAGAAGGTGTGATCACAGTTGAAGAGGCTCGTGGGACTGAAACTGAAGTTAAGACTGTAGAAGGTATGCAGTTTGACAGAGGCTACCTCTCTCCTTACTTCGTAACTAACACTGAAAAGATGGAAGCTGAACTTGAGCGTCCATTCATCTTGATCTCTGAGAAGAAGGTTTCTTCTATGAAGGAATTACTTCCAGTACTTGAAGCAGTAGCTCAAACAGGTCGTCCATTATTGATCATCGCTGAAGATGTAGACGGAGAAGCTCTTGCTACTCTTGTAGTGAACAAGATCCGTGGTGCATTGAAAATCTGTGCTGTAAAAGCTCCTGGCTTTGGTGACAGAAGAAAAGCGATGCTAGAAGATATCGCTATCCTAACGGGTGGTACTGTAATCTCTGAAGAAAGAGGATTCAAATTAGAGAACGTGACCATTGAAATGTTAGGTCAGTCTGAAAAAGTTTCCGTAGATAAGGATAACACCACCGTTATTAACGGTGCCGGAGATCCTGAAGCGATCAAAGGTCGTGTGAACCAAATCAAAGCACAAATCGAAAACACTACTTCTGATTACGACAGAGAGAAACTACAAGAACGTCTTGCTAAACTTTCTGGTGGTGTAGCTATCATCTATATCGGTGCTGCTACAGAGGTAGAAATGAAAGAGAAAAAAGACCGCGTTGATGATGCTCTACATGCTACTCGCGCCGCTGTGGAAGAAGGTATCATCGCTGGTGGTGGTGTAGCTCTTATCAGAGCTCAGGCTGCTCTTGAAGGTATCTCCGTAGAAAACGCTGACGAGAAAACTGGTGTGGCTATCATCAGAAATGCTATCGAAGCTCCATTGAGAACTATCGTAGCTAACGCTGGCGGCGAAGGTTCTGTAGTAGTTCAAGCCGTTAAATCTGGTGAAGGTGCTTACGGTTATAACGCTCGTGAAGATAAATACGAAGATATGATCGCTGCGGGTATTATTGACCCTACTAAAGTTACTCGTCTAGCTTTAGAAAACGCTGCATCTATCGCAGGTCTATTATTAACTACCGAAGCGGTAATTTCTGATATTCCTGAAGAAAAACCTGAAGCTCCTCACATGCACGGTGGTGGAATGGGTGGAATGATGTAA
- a CDS encoding TPM domain-containing protein, with the protein MQFLSEIQQKNIVNAIHEAEELTTGEIKVHVEEHCPYADPMDRAKEVFEYLSLHKTALRNGVLIYLAYGDHKFCILGDEGINEKVGQEFWNSTREILLENFKIGDFENGFIQAIEEAGRKLREYFPCAGSNLNELPNEISFG; encoded by the coding sequence ATGCAATTCCTGTCAGAAATACAGCAAAAAAATATAGTTAATGCCATCCACGAGGCGGAGGAACTCACTACCGGAGAGATAAAGGTACACGTGGAGGAGCATTGCCCCTATGCTGACCCAATGGATAGAGCAAAGGAAGTCTTTGAATATCTTTCTTTGCACAAAACAGCATTGAGAAATGGAGTATTAATATACTTAGCTTACGGAGATCATAAATTCTGTATTCTAGGAGATGAAGGGATTAACGAAAAGGTGGGTCAAGAATTTTGGAACAGCACCCGGGAAATCCTTTTGGAAAATTTTAAAATAGGTGACTTTGAAAATGGTTTTATCCAGGCCATTGAAGAAGCAGGAAGAAAATTAAGAGAATATTTCCCATGCGCGGGATCTAACTTAAATGAGCTTCCTAACGAGATCAGTTTTGGATGA
- a CDS encoding IS1182 family transposase, protein MASRKPTFKPYDQQQMMLLPPSLEELVPKNHPVRVVNEVINKINLAPLHASYKLTGASSYHPQMLLKVLVYGYVSNVYSSRKIEAACKESIYFMWISGMSYPDHNTINRFRSDRLRESLRSVFEEVVKLLAQEGLLSIEEVCVDGTKIEANANRYTFVWKKAIATNKEKMKQQLKGIWEYAQSVASKEDNLPDPPDFTTITREKVQSTVDKLNEVLGKKKDIDKKVKGKLSYATKHFPQNMGKYEEQEQILGERNSYSKTDEGATFMRLKEDHMRNGQLKPAYNVQISSSNQFVVNYTIHPNPNDTTTLAAHIAQHEASYQQAPKVITADAGYGSEENYTLLEGKKVKAYIKYNLFDRQQNTNNQDPFSTDKLFYNAQEDCFICPMGQQMNFIGESKRKTSTGFEQTSRKYQAQNCGHCPLNGTCNKMEGNRIVQVNERLERQRKQAYELLNSEEGIKRRKKRCYDVEPVFANIKSNHGFKRFMLRGKHKVEIEFGLLAIAQNIRKKAS, encoded by the coding sequence ATGGCATCAAGAAAACCCACTTTTAAGCCTTACGACCAGCAGCAAATGATGCTATTGCCTCCAAGTTTGGAGGAACTGGTTCCCAAGAATCATCCGGTACGGGTGGTCAATGAGGTCATTAATAAAATTAATCTCGCTCCTCTGCATGCTTCGTATAAATTGACCGGTGCCTCCAGTTATCATCCTCAGATGCTGCTTAAAGTGTTGGTTTATGGGTATGTGAGCAATGTATATTCGAGCAGGAAGATAGAGGCAGCCTGTAAAGAGAGTATTTATTTTATGTGGATAAGCGGCATGAGCTATCCTGACCATAACACCATTAACCGTTTCAGAAGTGACCGCCTTCGAGAAAGTCTTCGAAGTGTGTTCGAAGAAGTAGTTAAGCTTTTAGCCCAGGAAGGACTTTTGAGTATTGAAGAGGTTTGTGTTGATGGGACCAAAATAGAGGCCAATGCCAATCGTTACACCTTTGTTTGGAAAAAGGCTATTGCGACCAATAAAGAGAAAATGAAGCAGCAATTGAAAGGCATTTGGGAATATGCTCAAAGTGTTGCCAGCAAAGAGGATAACCTTCCCGATCCCCCTGACTTCACCACCATTACTAGAGAAAAAGTACAGTCTACCGTCGATAAGCTCAATGAGGTTTTGGGCAAGAAAAAAGATATTGACAAGAAGGTGAAAGGCAAACTGAGTTATGCCACCAAACACTTTCCACAGAACATGGGCAAATACGAAGAACAGGAGCAGATTCTTGGAGAGCGTAACAGTTACAGCAAGACGGATGAGGGAGCCACATTTATGAGGTTAAAGGAGGATCACATGAGGAATGGGCAATTGAAGCCGGCTTACAATGTTCAAATTTCCAGCTCCAACCAATTCGTTGTAAATTACACGATTCACCCCAACCCCAACGACACCACCACTCTGGCAGCGCATATAGCTCAGCATGAAGCAAGCTATCAGCAAGCTCCCAAAGTTATCACGGCAGATGCAGGCTACGGTTCTGAGGAAAATTATACCTTACTGGAAGGCAAAAAAGTAAAGGCCTACATCAAATACAATCTCTTTGACCGACAGCAGAACACCAATAACCAGGACCCATTTAGTACCGATAAGCTATTCTACAATGCCCAAGAAGACTGTTTCATCTGTCCGATGGGTCAGCAAATGAATTTCATTGGAGAGAGTAAAAGGAAGACCAGCACAGGTTTTGAACAAACCTCAAGAAAATATCAAGCCCAAAATTGCGGGCATTGTCCACTAAACGGAACTTGTAATAAGATGGAAGGGAATCGGATAGTCCAAGTCAATGAACGACTGGAGCGACAGCGGAAGCAGGCCTATGAACTTCTTAACAGTGAAGAAGGAATAAAAAGGCGAAAGAAAAGGTGTTACGATGTGGAACCCGTCTTTGCAAACATAAAAAGCAATCACGGCTTTAAACGATTTATGCTTCGGGGTAAGCATAAGGTCGAAATTGAGTTCGGCCTATTGGCCATAGCACAAAATATACGAAAAAAGGCCTCCTGA
- a CDS encoding TPM domain-containing protein produces MRIITILLLFLSSFAFGQELPEKPNPPRLVNDYVGGLLSAQEIQALEQKLVAYNDSTSTQIVVVIVNTTQPYDIADYAYQLGRKWGVGQADKNNGVVLLWAPDDRRITIQTGYGMEGVLPDIYAKRIISNILTPHFKESRYYEGLDEATTAIIKYAEGEYKSETKGQSDEGLPAGFVLLFIFLVVFIIIIMSKNNRGGGGGGKNVLDQSGWPYTTYTGWGRQSGSNWGGSSWGGGSWGGGSRGGGFGGFGGGSFGGGGASGSY; encoded by the coding sequence ATGAGAATAATCACAATTTTGCTACTTTTCCTCAGTTCTTTTGCCTTTGGGCAAGAATTACCGGAAAAACCAAATCCTCCTCGTTTGGTGAACGACTACGTGGGGGGATTACTCAGTGCTCAAGAGATTCAGGCCCTGGAGCAAAAGCTAGTGGCCTATAATGACAGCACCTCTACTCAAATTGTAGTGGTGATCGTAAATACTACGCAGCCCTATGATATCGCAGACTATGCGTATCAGTTGGGCAGAAAATGGGGTGTTGGTCAAGCGGATAAAAACAATGGTGTAGTCCTTCTTTGGGCACCGGATGACAGAAGAATCACCATCCAGACCGGTTATGGAATGGAAGGCGTACTACCTGACATTTATGCCAAAAGAATCATCTCTAACATACTTACGCCCCATTTCAAAGAATCCCGTTATTACGAAGGATTAGATGAAGCTACCACTGCTATTATTAAATATGCAGAAGGAGAATACAAATCTGAGACTAAGGGTCAGTCGGACGAAGGATTACCGGCAGGGTTTGTTTTATTATTTATCTTCCTGGTGGTATTCATCATCATTATCATGTCCAAAAATAACAGAGGCGGCGGAGGAGGAGGAAAGAATGTCCTTGACCAATCTGGCTGGCCTTACACCACGTATACCGGCTGGGGAAGACAGTCCGGAAGCAACTGGGGCGGAAGCAGCTGGGGCGGAGGAAGCTGGGGTGGCGGCAGTCGCGGCGGCGGATTTGGTGGATTCGGAGGTGGTAGCTTTGGAGGCGGAGGTGCCAGCGGAAGTTATTAA
- a CDS encoding LemA family protein: MKKGTLVLIGLIALFGVYACNSYNGILGKDVQVGKTWGEVQNQYQRRADLIGNLVKTVQGAADFEKSTLTDVINARAAATQIKLEADDLTPENMAKFEAAQSQLSGSLSRLLVAVEQYPQLKANQNFLELQAQLEGTENRIAVARKDFNEATAEYNLAVRTFPTNLLAGIFGFNQKEQFKATEAAQTAPDVNFDFK, from the coding sequence ATGAAAAAAGGAACCTTAGTACTGATTGGTCTAATTGCGCTTTTTGGCGTGTATGCTTGTAATTCTTACAATGGGATTCTAGGCAAGGACGTACAGGTGGGAAAAACTTGGGGAGAGGTGCAAAACCAATACCAAAGAAGAGCAGACTTAATTGGTAACCTTGTAAAAACGGTTCAAGGTGCGGCTGATTTTGAAAAAAGCACGCTTACAGATGTGATTAACGCTCGTGCAGCGGCCACTCAGATCAAATTAGAAGCAGATGACCTGACTCCTGAGAACATGGCGAAATTCGAAGCGGCTCAAAGTCAATTAAGCGGATCCTTATCCCGTTTGTTAGTAGCCGTTGAGCAGTATCCACAACTTAAAGCAAATCAAAACTTCTTGGAACTACAAGCTCAATTAGAAGGTACAGAAAACCGTATTGCGGTGGCAAGAAAGGACTTTAACGAGGCTACAGCAGAGTATAATTTAGCGGTGAGAACCTTCCCTACTAATTTGTTAGCCGGGATCTTCGGATTCAACCAAAAAGAACAGTTTAAAGCTACAGAGGCTGCACAAACTGCACCAGATGTAAACTTTGATTTCAAGTAA
- a CDS encoding tyrosine-type recombinase/integrase, producing MVDFFLSHLQHERRLSPHTIKSYKLDLEQLHTFLNGIDPSQISTEDLRAWVVSLSEDGLENRSINRKLASARAFFTFLQRKKIISQNPADLIKSLKTPKPLPVFLEERNTQDLFEQLEFTEDFEGLRDKLLLELLYGTGIRLSELISIQVKDLENDRVKVLGKRSKYRIIPLHRTLQDLIKRYLELHPKNDTHLLLTDKGEALYPVFVQRKVKHYLQQISTLTKTSPHVLRHTFATHLLNRGADLNAIKELLGHANLSATQIYTHNSIQKLKEVFQKAHPKA from the coding sequence TTGGTCGATTTTTTTTTATCCCATCTTCAGCACGAAAGACGCCTTAGTCCGCATACCATCAAATCGTATAAACTGGACTTAGAGCAGCTGCATACCTTTCTAAATGGGATAGATCCTTCACAGATCAGCACTGAAGATCTCAGAGCCTGGGTAGTCTCTCTTTCAGAGGATGGCTTGGAGAACAGGAGCATCAACCGGAAACTGGCCAGCGCTAGAGCTTTTTTCACCTTTCTCCAAAGAAAGAAGATCATCAGCCAAAACCCGGCAGACCTCATCAAATCATTAAAAACGCCTAAACCCCTTCCCGTATTCCTGGAAGAAAGAAACACACAAGACCTTTTTGAGCAACTAGAATTTACGGAAGATTTTGAAGGCTTAAGAGACAAATTGCTCTTAGAGTTACTGTATGGAACAGGTATCCGATTGTCAGAATTAATCAGTATTCAAGTTAAAGATCTGGAAAATGACCGAGTAAAGGTTTTGGGCAAAAGATCTAAATACAGGATCATTCCCTTACACCGTACGCTACAAGATTTAATTAAACGTTACCTAGAACTACACCCTAAAAATGACACTCACCTTCTATTAACAGACAAAGGTGAGGCTTTATATCCTGTATTTGTGCAAAGAAAAGTTAAGCACTATTTGCAACAAATCAGCACCTTAACCAAAACCTCCCCACACGTACTTCGACATACCTTTGCTACCCACCTTCTGAACAGAGGCGCAGATCTGAACGCCATTAAAGAGCTACTAGGGCACGCTAATCTTTCTGCCACTCAGATCTATACCCACAATTCTATACAAAAGCTGAAAGAAGTTTTCCAAAAAGCCCACCCTAAAGCTTAA
- the rpsU gene encoding 30S ribosomal protein S21 → MLHVQVKENESIDKALKRFKKKFEKTKVLKELRRRQAFEKGSVSRRFEILRAAYKQKTYGHIDD, encoded by the coding sequence ATGCTACATGTACAGGTAAAAGAGAACGAATCTATCGATAAAGCGCTTAAGCGTTTCAAAAAGAAGTTTGAAAAAACGAAAGTCTTAAAGGAACTTAGACGTCGTCAGGCCTTTGAAAAAGGATCTGTTAGCCGTAGATTCGAGATCCTAAGAGCAGCTTACAAGCAAAAGACTTATGGACACATTGACGATTAA